A genomic window from Colletotrichum destructivum chromosome 7, complete sequence includes:
- a CDS encoding Putative pre-mRNA cleavage complex subunit Clp1, P-loop containing nucleoside triphosphate hydrolase, with product MSIPGLGHLVAPQPTSANQTRTIRLQPFWEWRFEVAFDTHIKLKLLSGTAEKDGTELALQHAYTFGGVKSKILTLQGCELEVEGSLTTDSLAEYAKPQDSPANATLNLHFQLTAMRQRAAAERREGPRIAICGSPSTGKTSLVRTLTSYATRVGAQPLVVNTDPKEGMLSLPGTLSASVIGTILDVEAVDGWGTTPTSGPSQVPVKLPLVYYYGHASAEEDQKKYQELVSKMAATVTSRLGKDAEVKSSGMIIDTPAVSENSDNGMDILAHIVDELSVNIIIVLGSSHLNAELIKRFSTERTSLGEPYSILLLDKSDGVVERDVGFMQQACEASIKEYFFGSIGQTLSPATQQVDFDSLAIFRIGDYSMYGNADGGLMRVDPVQLMAHWTLAIVYASVKDSPEAIRAANVMGYVYVADIDKEKRKLRILAPVSGRLGDRPLLMGKWPEPFINLLG from the exons ATGTCTATCCCCGGTTTGGGCCACCTCGTGGCGCCA CAACCGACGTCCGCCAACCAAACCCGCACGATCCGCCTCCAGCCCTTCTGGGAATGGCGATTCGAGGTCGCCTTTGACACCCACATCAAATTGAAGCTCCTTTCGGGCACCGCCGAAAAGGATGGCACCGAGCTCGCCCTGCAGCACGCCTACACCTTTGGCGGCGTCAAGTCCAAGATCCTCACCCTACAGGGCTgcgagctcgaggttgaGGGCAGCCTCACCACCGATTCCCTTGCCGAGTACGCCAAACCACAAGACTCgcccgccaacgccacccTGAACCTGCACTTCCAGCTCACCGCCATGCGTCagcgtgccgccgccgagaggagggagggccCGCGCATCGCCATCTGCGGATCGCCCTCAACGGGCAAGACGAGCCTGGTGCGCACCCTGACGAGCTACGCCACGAGAGTCGGGGCACAGCCGTTGGTCGTCAATACGGACCCCAAAGAGGGCATGCTGAGCTTGCCAGGTACCCTAAGCGCGAGCGTCATCGGCACTAtactcgacgtcgaggccgtcgacggctgGGGCACGACCCCGACGAGCGGGCCGAGCCAGGTGCCCGTCAAGCTGCCGCTAGTCTACTACTACGGCCACGccagcgccgaggaggaccagAAGAAGTACCAGGAGCTCGTGAGTAAGATGGCGGCAACGGTGACGTCGAGGCTGGGGAAAGATGCCGAGGTGAAGAGCTCTGGCATGATCATCGATACCCCGGCCGTGAGCGAGAACAGCGACAATGGGATGGATATTCTTGCCCACATCGTAGACGAGCTTTCAG TAAATATCATCATCGTGCTGGGCTCGTCACATCTCAACGCAGAGCTGATCAAGCGGTTCTCAACAGAGAGGACCAGCCTCGGAGAGCCGTACAGCATCCTCCTGTTGGACAAGTCGGATGGCGTAGTCGAGCGCGATGTGGGATTCATGCAGCAGGCATGCGAGGCTTCCATTAAGGAGTACTTCTTCGGCAGCATCGGTCAGACCCTCAGCCCCGCCACGCAACAAGTCGACTTTGACAGTCTGGCAATCTTCAGAATAGGCGATT ACTCGATGTACGGAAACGCTGATGGCGGCCTTATGCGGGTCGACCCAGTTCAGCTTATGGCGCATTGGACCCTCGCCATCGTGTACGCCTCAGTCAAAGACTCGCCAGAGGCTATCAGAGCGGCCAACGTGATGGGCTATGTGTACGTAGCCGAcatcgacaaggagaagcgcAAGTTGAGGATCTTGGCGCCAGTGAGCGGGAGGCTCGGGGACCGGCCGCTGCTGATGGGCAAGTGGCCGGAGCCTTTCATCAACCTTTTGGGATAA
- a CDS encoding Putative RNA recognition motif domain, nucleotide-binding alpha-beta plait domain superfamily, translating to MVHYDEQFEEQIKECRTARRLLFLRNLNFKADRAEIEAIVLAKLTSPDSAKFFWSPSRPGQFTYPNRHTGSVMVGFNQRPDARAAEGELTGLEIRGRPVILDRAARRTNPEHRNNQAAAPNFPASTSAALAIPALPPPPATAATIAAAITPGIAAVMNHAMAPSMAPVIAAAVAPTIAAAIAAAVAAATPLTTPHITAPAAVAATAHVIHPFAAPTHAAAILPAPDSFSSREETTLFPPHGIKREPDETFEYQGWNQNSSENDNQSFPSAKKRRL from the exons ATGGTTCATTATGACGAGCAGTTCGAGGAACAGATCAAGGAGTGTCGGACGGCCCGAcgccttctctttcttcgtAACCTCAACTTCAAAGCCGATCGGGCCGAAATCGAGGCCATCGTTTTGGCTAAGCTCACGAGTCCCGACTCGGCCAAGTTCTTCTGGTCGCCATCACGCCCGGGCCAGTTCACCTACCCAAATCGCCATACGGGCTCGGTAATGGTTGGGTTCAACCAGCGCCCTGATGCCAGGGCAGCTGAGGGCGAGCTGACGGGCCTGGAGATCCGTGGTCGTcccgtcatcctcgaccgAGCAGCCAGGAGAACG AACCCAGAGCACCGCAACAATCAGGCGGCTGCTCCCAACTTCCCTGCGTCCACCTCCGCCGCTCTCGCCATCCCagctctccctcctcctcccgccaCCGCTGCCACCATCGCTGCCGCCATCACCCCCGGCATTGCTGCTGTTATGAATCACGCTATGGCTCCCTCCATGGCTCCCGTCatcgctgccgctgtcgctcccaccatcgccgccgccattgctgctgccgtcgctgccgccacccCTCTGACAACCCCTCACATAACCGCccctgctgctgtcgctgccACCGCCCACGTCATCCATCCCTTCGCCGCTCCCACCCACGCCGCTGCCATACTCCCCGCCCCCGACTCCTTCAGCTCCCGGGAGGAGACTACGCTGTTCCCTCCTCACGGTATCAAACGGGAACCAGATGAGACGTTCGAGTACCAGGGCTGGAACCAGAACAGCAGCGAGAATGACAACCAGAGCTTTCCGTCGGCCAAGAAGAGAAGATTATAA